In Thunnus thynnus chromosome 4, fThuThy2.1, whole genome shotgun sequence, the DNA window CATCTTGAGTGTGTGCTGCTGCCTCCTCCTTGGATTCTGATCGACTTGATGGCtcatctctgcttttctctttagTTGCATACATTTTGCGAATCACAGATGTGGGTGTAAATGATGGGGACAACTGtagtagattaaaaaaaagaagaaaaatttaTAGCAATACCAACATGTAGAAATTACAGACAAAAGTTCAAacataaattagtttttataGAACAATGAAGAACAAAGCCAGTTGGGAGGATGAAGTCTATGCTCACCATGCTAGTGACAGGATTGCCTGGAGAGTTTCTTCCAGCAGGCTGAGGGCCTGGACCAGGAGAGCGATTCACACGCTGCTGTCTGTAGATCACAAGATACATCAGCCATAAGTTAACTAGCAAATGCTAACCAATGCTTCTTTTTATACAGTTTGAGTGCACGATCTATGCCACACATAGTGAACTACATTTGCCATCATTCCAGTTGCTAAAATTAACAGGCAAGACAAGTAGCCTGACAAATttgtgtttataaaatgtcaagatAGATTAGCTGAGGGGGCATTCATCCCACCCATTTCAACTGCTGTTATTTCACCATGAACACAGCAATACTGTGCAGCAtttcagagttttaaaaaactaaCCGATTTCGAAAAGATTTGTCCTGTGGTAGCTTGTTGTAGCCAGACTGGAACTGGTGGTGGGCATGTAGAGCAAGGTCCTGTTGGAATGCCAGGGCTTCCAGATCCGCCCGATTCACGGGCATGGAGAGCGCCCTCATCTggacaaacaaaataaacagttgAGATCCTTAACATAGGTCTTAAAAATTAGTTAattctttgtttaaaaaaataaataaggatttAAATAAGGCAGTTTCTTATTTAAGCAGTCAGTGTGTTGCATGCATTACAACCTCTACTTTTTACGATGTCAATAAAAAAAGCACTACATGAAAGGATGTGCATTTcatgttataaaataaatatacaataatttACATAGAAAGTGTGAGCAATGTATTGAAAGCCAAGCCACTAGTATAATTTTACTGCTGGTTACACCCCAAACTGggataaaacaaaattaagatTTATTATGAACAAAATCTCTCctcagtaaacaaacaataaaggCCTTAACGCGAGTTCAGTGTCCTAAGTTACCTGCTGCTGTGCAGCGGATCCAGGGCTGATAGACCTGTGTACGTCAGCAAACTGTTCTGGCAACATGGGCTGAGGACCAACAGGAAAACCTGGAGgcaaaatggggaaaaaaaatctattaatctTGTCTTACCAATACCATCAACTGAAATATAAACAGATGCTGAACTTAACATATTAGATTTTGCAGCTGAAAAAGCCCATTTTCCAAAAGGCCCAGTGTAACACTCTTAAGCTGTGATCATGTGCCACTGTGCCTCAAAGCAAACCATAAACAGATATTAAAAATGACCCCCTTAACTTCTGTGGTTATGCAgagaaacaagaacaaaaacgCTCATTATGATCAGCTTTGGGCAAGCCTATTGATTCATAGATCAACGCATACAATATGCAGACTCCCAAATTCCACTGTATGGTTTACagttatttacaaaaaaaaaggttgtaaaTTTGCACTTGAATAAACTTACCTGCTGAAGGTTGCAGCCGACTGTTGAAGTAGTCAGGTGAGGGTGCCCTCTGTGGAAAGAGAGGGGGTGAAGGGCCCTTGTGTAGTAGGCCATGTAGAGGGGCAGAGGTCGTTGGACCTTCAGAGCTGCCCAACAGATTGCCGAGTAGCGTAGGGGAGCCACTACGAGCAGGACCTCCCAAGAGCTCCTGCaatacacatatacaatacatgCATTTACCAAGAAGTTCAAACACACAATGTCATTTGTCTGGCAGTTAGATTTAAGTGCAAAACTGTTGTTCATAAAATGTAGGATGGAGTAATTTTTCCCTCTGATGTTCACCCTGGCAACTTGCCAGCTTCAGTCCAAGCAGCCTTCCTAAACAGCTCTAGTAAAGCGACAGTCCTggatacagcacacacacaaggttaCAGTGTTCTTAGATGTTAAGTCTTTATATAGTCCTATTGACatagacatactgtatagtctTATTTGTTAATGTGGTGTTTTAGAGGCATGGCTGCCCAACAGACAATAATGACTGACATTATTTGATTAAGGACAATTATTTCCCCTCAAACACAATCTGAATTGGTATGAAGTTTAACAAGTGCATACTTGTTCTATAAAATCTCTCTCTCAAACCTTTCATTCTACTTTAAATATTCACCTGTACTGCTGTCAGATGGAGGCAGCATCACATCAAAATTTCAAATGTAATTATTCTCCAGCTGGACTGACTCAGCTGGATGCATTATCATCTGTCTGGAGGCTGAAGGATTCCTAAACATAGCATACATTATTCTGTCAATTGATCAGACTGATGTGACCATTTCTGAGTCTACAGACCTGCGGCAGCACTGAATTGAGAGCGAGCCTCACCACCGCACTGCGTATATCATCTACCCAGCTGAGTACAGACAATCCTTCAACTGCATGAGTTTTAAAAGCTGTCATTTAGGTAGCCTGTGTCAAAATTCAAAAACGTCTTGTGTACTTATTTTACAACTCTCCACTGTTCTCCAGCAGCGTTGCCACCATACTGAGAAGAAAACACTCTTCATCTATTAAATCATCATGTGTAAACAGACTCTACATGGACATTTCACACAAGAGACATGACAGCTGAAAAATAGCCCTACTCTGATCTAAAATTGCAGCTACTCTTGAAAGGAGCACTCAATATTTCCTCTGCACTTCAGTTTACACTTCATCTGTGATAATTATGACACACCACCCAATCAGAGCTCATAGAGAGTCTGCTTGGATCCACTCAGGTATTACATACACTGACAAACCAGAGACCTGTAGTACAACAGGACCCTACTCAGACCCAATTACACTGGATATAGTTTACGCCAGACTAACAGGAACCAAGCGGACCCATGAAGCCCTCTCTATATACCAAACATTTGTCAGCATTAGCTTGAGAGGATACACACCTGGAAtatgtttttctgctgctgagCAGGCACCTGAGCTTCAGACATTGTCACCACAGCTGGGTCTGAATGTTGCTGCAGCTGTACAAGGAGAGATCATTTGTGGTATGTGCAATGCAACGAAAAACAATCCTTTCCTTCGTAAAAACCCATCACAGTGAGCATTTTGCAATGCAAGGCTTGTTGTAGGCATTTTGACGCGTGTCACAACAGAAATTGGCACAAATACTGGCTTTCAAGTAGTGGCAGCCggatataaaaagataaaatttgGGCATGTAAATAGATTTTGCTAAAACCTCCACAAACCGCAACACTGCGAGCCCACTGAGATAAATTTGTACATGAGTCACAAGTGTCCCTCATGCAAGTCAGTTATGCTTATGGATGTACTATTGTCACTCTCCTTAATGAGCGTGCGTCTAATGACTGGTTTAACCCGAGTACAAAAATGAACCAGAACACCAATTCAGAAACTGACTTCCATAAAAAAAGGGAGACTTGCAGCtttcacacaaataaattaaaaacacacacacacacaaaaaaaacaaacatcaagaATAGTTCAGAAGCAAATTTATGCCCATCGCTTTCTAGTCCGATCAATTTCTCAGAAAGAGTCATGTAGGTTACATGTAATGTTTCAACATCACACAGGGGCAGGTTTGTTTGAACAGTTACCTGTTCCACTGCAACATGCACAGTGCTGTTACTTATCCAGTGTAAGCCTTGGAgcaatataaattaaaaaaaaaaaaaaaaaaatctagacaTGAATAGAAATACTTACATTGCTTGTGTTGGTTTTGGGGTGAGTTGGCAGAGTTCCACTTGCCTTCATGCTGCTGACCAGTTTATTAAAGGCCGACATGTCTGTGTCACGTGAGCGTGGGCGGGCACTGGGGCCACCGGTTAATGCCTCCTCTAAATGCTCTGCCATGAACGGTGTCCCATTTCCCCTCTGTGGAGGCACTACCTTTCGCACCTGGGGTTCTGAGCCCAGCTTCATCcccttcatctctccctccacctcctccagcgAGAGCACCGCTCCAGAGTTAGCTACAGACAGAATTACGATTATGATTAGACTGACTATGATAGCACTGTAAAATAAGGTTACACGCTTTACAACTATACTGTATACAACAACTAGAGGAACTGTTGTGCTATTTACAACAGAAAATTAGATAAACCACATAATGCCTAAACCTACATGAATCACTTATCTAGTGTACAACAAATCTCCAGTTAAATGTGACTCTACTCTACAAACTAAATTCTAAATGTAGTTAATGACttcagagttttaaaaaaaaaaagaaagaaaagaaatggttTGTGTACTGACACTCACTGCTTTCCCGCAGCCGAGCCTTGTTGACCGACAGGGTGGAAAGAAGAGGCTTCAGGTCTATTTTGGCCTTGTGCAGCAGTTCCAGGATGTCCACCTTCTCCCTGCACTCTGATGATTGAATAGGTGTGAAGTATGGGACAGGGTCTTGGCTAGGGGAAGTGCAGCGTGGTTCAAGCCCTTTAAGAGGAACAAAAACCTCAAAGGTAAAAATCagtatttgaattttttttttctgacccaGCAGTTCGATAGGAAGAGgggtgaggagagagggagagacgaCAGAGGTAGCGGGGAGAGCGAATCACGGTGCAGGTGCCTCTTGCTCCTCCCCGCCTGCCGGCCACCTCGCTGTTGCACATGCTGCTGGTGTTTTGTCGGTTTGCGTCTAGCTCGCACTGAagttgctgctgcttcttctggTGGGTCCGGTCCCCGTGCCGTGCACCTGCTTCCTGTTCTCACCAATGTGTTACTGCTTACAACTGTCTATCtctgtttgagagagagagacagcagcagcatccccaCGCTGCAGCTTCAGCACGAGCTGATGAGCGACACTGAGGCGGCCTGCGGggcggagaggaggagaaggtgcCTGCACTGTGAGACTCCCTCTCCCCCGCTGCCACCGTCGTCTCTCCTTCTACTCACCCCTTGCTCCTATCGgaccaccactgctgctgtttcctcctTAAATTTGAATAATTGCTGCTGAAGCGTTGACCCTCCCAAAAAAGGTACGCGAGACAGCCCTACTTCATTCAAgtaggtttttcttttttcccccccaagaTAAAAGGCATGCTTCAAAGTCATTTTTGCCCTAAATGTAGTTTCAACAGGAAATATCCAGGGGCTTTACTGCTGTTATCTGGATAACTTTAAAAATGCAAGACCACCTGAAATATTTAACATGGACAGATGTAAAAAGACTTGTGTTCTAGTCAAAGTTACCCAAATAGTTccccacatttaaaaaaaaggacaggCCTTTGATCTTGGTGAACACAGCTTCACCAAAAAGTGCTATGCCTGGCTTGAAGCTATACCGTTACATGACGCTCATTCAGGGAAACTGTAGGACTGCCAAGGAAATAAAGTCATTTACCTGCTAGTTTTTCCAGCTCCTCATGGGGAGTGGACCTCAGACTGCTGGACTGGCTGCCTGAAGGGCTCAGGTTACTGGAGAACCACTGACTGAAGCGGCTGGCCGATACAGGGCCCTCGCCCAAAACATCCTCTATCatctgaaagacaaaaataggaGTCTGAGACATAGTGGGGAACACAAATCAGCAGACCGAAGGGTGTGAGGACAAAGGTGACACTTACGTTTATAGCGCTTTCCATCGATTTAGCACAAAGTGTGCTAGAAGATTGAGGGCAGTGTCATTGAATGCACTGCTGGTTGGTCTTGTGTTGATTTAATGCCACAAACTAAAAATCGGTAAACTTTCTCATTTAGTTTGTAGCCTAGTTCACTTAGTTCCCCAATTACTAACACAGTCTAATGTAGCTATAATGATGGGCATAAATTTGGACTTTATACCTTTTTTTCCTTATACCCCATGCAACAGTCTTGGGACAAAAATATGTAGAAAGTGCACCATTCAGTGACAATACCACCATCACACCACCAAAGCAAGTTCAGCAAGATCaagccagtgcagcagaggTAATCTCATACTGATGTCAAGTATCTGTAATGCTCGGATTCAAAAAGGcttgtttattttgattaagACAAACAGACCATGTAatttaaaaaggtcaaaactgTGCCACAACAGTTTATCTAGCCTCTAAAATATTCTGATTgtataaatacatgtaaaaaaacaaatgtcagctCGACCTGCATGTCTGATTCAAGGCGAAGGGGCAGATGCATTGGAAAACCTCTACTGTTAAGCTTAAACTGATTAGAGTAAAACcaaggggagagaggagaaaaaaaagaagaaaaaaaaaatcacattgatAAGCTTTTAAGAGTTATAAAATGACACCATTTGTGATATTCATACACCTTTAACACCAAAACCACAGTGCTCCCCAGTACTTACTGAGGCCAGTCCTGGCATGGTCTTCTCCAGATTGAAGAATTCATTGAAGTCAAAGTCTCCAGTTGACTGCTCCGGCAGCACGTCAGGGTGGGGGACCTCCTGATCAGCTGTAGACTGCAAACCCACGTCTTTCTCCTCGCCCTGTCCACCATTACATTCCACTACTGCACATAAATGTGACAAATAAGAATCAGAATCTTAAGTATCCCCAACAAGACAGCTAGTTATccaattaaataataaatggcTAAAATTCAACCTGATGCtataatgattaaaaaacaaagctttgACATGCCTTCTTTCAAGGACTCTGTCCGCTTCCTTGACCGCTTGGACTTGCGTTTATCATCTTCCAGGATTTTGTCATCAAATCCAATGAGCTCAATTGTCTCAGACTGGCTTGTGGGACCCGCAGAGAACCACTCTGGCTCCTCCTCTGCATACGAATCATTCCTTCTCCTTTCACTAAACACACGTTTGTCACCGAAATCTCTCTGCAAATGGGACAAGACAAACTTAAATGTCACTGCCTttgcaaaaagtaaaaatgggAAGTAAATGGGACCACTTGAGGTAAGTTATTTGTATGAAGGAAACTGGACTCCTTTCAGTCCATGCAGCACCTTCCTCGTTGTTTTAGATAGAGATTGTAAAAGTAAATGCTGGTAACTTATATAATCTACAAAGACTAGAAGCAAACATAATTCTCTGAAGACATGAGTAAAGTTTAAGGCTTTTACTTAACCTGCACATTTTCCTTTTCAGCTAGTTTTATCCATTaaaattcattcatattcaCATAAGTTCTGTGAAACAAACTGAAGCAGACCCTTTCTTGTCCTCTTGTCCTATGTCCTTTCTTAGCAATCCTACTTGCATTAGCACTGAAAAGGCAACCTCAATGCACTGTATGCCACCGTGTCTGAACACAAGGAAATACATTATAGATGAACTGAAAGCAATGAAAACCAACCCTGAATCTTTTATCCTTAAAGTCTCTCTCACgttccctctctttctcaacACGGGCATCTCTCTCAAAGGCTCGGGCAGCAATTATGCGGCCGCTGCCGATCCTGCGTGCCCCTCCTAGACGGAGAGTCTCATTCTCCTTATTTTCCAGAGGGCTGATTGGGCGACGGGTGTGGGGCGCAGGTGCAGCGTTGCCTTGACATCCACCTCCAAAGCTGCGTCGCTGTGGGCTCAGTATGACATCCAGATCATCTTCCTTTAACCGCTCACGGGGATCTGAATACAACACAGAAGACAGGCTTTGTTTAAATTTAGAGTACACAGACTACACCAACAGTCACATGATATTAAGCTAACAATCCTGTAAGATCTACAATTTCCCCTCAGGAAATATACATACTTTCTTATCCCAACATTATAAACGTTCAAATATTTGCTAGTTAAGATTTTCACTGCTCCATGACTTGTCAGAAAAATCTCCTACAGACAGTCAACTTTATGACCTGCCTTTTGGTTTTAATCTCTCTTGCTTTGGACTCCATAAACAGTCATTTACCTGGGATTCTTCGTTTCAAAGGAACTCTATCATCCACATAGTCCTTCTTAAAACCTTCCACCGGAGAGTTACGCTCTGAAGTTGGATACAGTGAAGCATGCCACTTCTCTGGGTCCCAGACACCATCACTGTACCAAGACATCATTTGAACCCACAATTAAAAACATGCTCAGCCAGTTTATACACAAAATGAAGACAAATAACATACTATAATTCTCAAAGTGTATTGACGGCCATTGGCACCAAAAATGTTTTGGCAAAAGAAAGATCTCACTGTGTTAAAGATTATTTGACAAGTAGATATAATATAAACATTCAGTGCTTAACTGTGGACTGCaataatatctaaaaaaaacacaccagcgATGGGAGGGATATGGGGCACAGCTGACACATCTAAAGTCAGTTGTTTCTTTCATGCATTCAAAAGAAATGGTGGTACAATCCAAACACTACATTTAGATTAAGTCAACATGGACAACATTATTTAAAGCCAACTGCAACTGTGGATTTCAACCCTTGTCCTTTCCTATCATATCTACGTTTCAGTGTGTTCATCTGTCATCCTAGGTTTAAAAATGAGTCCCTGATGAAATGCctgtaaagaaaaacagcaggGCTCTTCAGGACTGcatcatctcacacacacacacacacacacacaatgactgCTGACAGATTGGGTGGTAGATCAAAAAATATGTCTGTCTCCCACATTAACAAAACTTTGCTTGGTATTTTAAATAGCTTGTTGTGGAAGGTTGTCAAAAAGGTTCAAAaggtaagagtttcttaaaggcATTTTTATGGCTTGTACTTGAGATTCAAGATTGAAGTAAATGTGAATTAATAAGAGCATTTCTTCAGGACATTCAGGCCACCTAGATCTCAAATTGTTTTGTCACAATAATTCCAGATAatatgcatgagtgtgtgtaggTGGCCAAAAAGTAGGGCACACACTTTTCATTAGCTTACCTGCTCTATCATCAAGAATCAAGGCAACTTTGACTCCTAATTAAGCCAATTACTAAAGATCAAATACAAGCCAAAGGTTAATGCCCATTCCTTGATGATCACATCCATGCTGTCTCATATGACAAGATTAGTGTTGCTTTTCTTGTTGACCCACATAATATTATTCAATGTTAAGATGGTGTGGATTTGTTCATCCCAGGAAATATATTCTTACCTGTCATATTTCTCTGATAGACATTCTGGCCTTTCATTGGAGATTGGCAGTTCCTTTATATCCAGAAGCTCCTCCTGAATAGGGATTTATCATAGTTAAATTGTGTTAAGAAGAACTCTATCCAGCCTCTAAATCATCATACTGCCAGTATTTATTATCACCTTGGTGTATCTGTATGGAGCTGTGGCTGCTGGTTGTTGCTTAACTGGGTCCACAGCAGCATCACCACCATTCTTCAGTTCAACACAACCATCGTTCTCCATGACTGAGTTCAGATACAGAACAGTCTCTAGACAAACAGCGACTCTGTTCctgtttaaaataaagttattggATTTACATTAAGCATGACAACAGCTGCTTGACTTCATTTGATTTGTCCGCACAAAATAGCCTTAAAAGGTTTTGCTACCGATAACTGACTTAATTGATACAGTTCATTTGAGCATTGATTATATTTCATATACAGCGATTTTTATATTAAACAAAATTATGCAGAGATTCATTGTAATGTACATgagaaaacaaagtaaaatgacaaaaatgaacaataaactTCACCTGACGTCGATGTACCTTGAATGAGGGCAGTTTTAGCAAACGCTGTTAGTCAATTAGCAAGTTAATTGACCACAGGCAGTGACTGGTGACACGGGACGTGACATGTCAATTACAACAAATTGCTAATTGAGAAATGGCGTCTGCGTTTCGATAGATGCttatttgaaaacaaatctCCCAGCAACGTTAAGTTGTATACGTTGCGTATTGAGTCTTTGGCTTTTTTACGgagtttcaaataaataaacgtTAACAATTATCCGGCAGATATGTAGATGATCAGCAAATATAGCGTCCAACACACACTCGGCTCTAACCCTCAGCAGTGGTATACAAATTACTACAATTATCTGACTGGCTAGTGcattaacacaaacaaacaacttacTCGTTTTGAAAGCTGCGTGGAAACTGGCTGCTAACGGccgttagctagctagctaacctAGCACctttagctagctagctaactagctgAATGGGGATAATGCCCACCCAGCAACCAC includes these proteins:
- the eif4enif1 gene encoding eukaryotic translation initiation factor 4E transporter isoform X2 — translated: MENDGCVELKNGGDAAVDPVKQQPAATAPYRYTKEELLDIKELPISNERPECLSEKYDSDGVWDPEKWHASLYPTSERNSPVEGFKKDYVDDRVPLKRRIPDPRERLKEDDLDVILSPQRRSFGGGCQGNAAPAPHTRRPISPLENKENETLRLGGARRIGSGRIIAARAFERDARVEKERERERDFKDKRFRRDFGDKRVFSERRRNDSYAEEEPEWFSAGPTSQSETIELIGFDDKILEDDKRKSKRSRKRTESLKEVVECNGGQGEEKDVGLQSTADQEVPHPDVLPEQSTGDFDFNEFFNLEKTMPGLASMIEDVLGEGPVSASRFSQWFSSNLSPSGSQSSSLRSTPHEELEKLAGLEPRCTSPSQDPVPYFTPIQSSECREKVDILELLHKAKIDLKPLLSTLSVNKARLRESTNSGAVLSLEEVEGEMKGMKLGSEPQVRKVVPPQRGNGTPFMAEHLEEALTGGPSARPRSRDTDMSAFNKLVSSMKASGTLPTHPKTNTSNLQQHSDPAVVTMSEAQVPAQQQKNIFQELLGGPARSGSPTLLGNLLGSSEGPTTSAPLHGLLHKGPSPPLFPQRAPSPDYFNSRLQPSAGFPVGPQPMLPEQFADVHRSISPGSAAQQQMRALSMPVNRADLEALAFQQDLALHAHHQFQSGYNKLPQDKSFRNRQQRVNRSPGPGPQPAGRNSPGNPVTSMLSPSFTPTSVIRKMYATKEKSRDEPSSRSESKEEAAAHTQDDSSSPNLYLEMMDGNAAQSGGVKTGSQTLPSKDQERLRPGSAGHHTPTMVPPGPSSSYPRPIYPVPLLSHVPMVRPPPQLHPNVVQRMLAQPQQLGPALVQAGIFPPHVDLAQLQGLPPALLGQPLYPLSATGHPLLPPRANTQMQLAVMQQQLQQQRPIHPNIAGPQSQSQGPHRTNCSQRHGGSPPLGLAKWFGSDVLEQPLPSMPAKVISVDELEFRP
- the eif4enif1 gene encoding eukaryotic translation initiation factor 4E transporter isoform X3 yields the protein MENDGCVELKNGGDAAVDPVKQQPAATAPYRYTKEELLDIKELPISNERPECLSEKYDSDGVWDPEKWHASLYPTSERNSPVEGFKKDYVDDRVPLKRRIPDPRERLKEDDLDVILSPQRRSFGGGCQGNAAPAPHTRRPISPLENKENETLRLGGARRIGSGRIIAARAFERDARVEKERERERDFKDKRFRRDFGDKRVFSERRRNDSYAEEEPEWFSAGPTSQSETIELIGFDDKILEDDKRKSKRSRKRTESLKEVVECNGGQGEEKDVGLQSTADQEVPHPDVLPEQSTGDFDFNEFFNLEKTMPGLASMIEDVLGEGPVSASRFSQWFSSNLSPSGSQSSSLRSTPHEELEKLAECREKVDILELLHKAKIDLKPLLSTLSVNKARLRESSESNSGAVLSLEEVEGEMKGMKLGSEPQVRKVVPPQRGNGTPFMAEHLEEALTGGPSARPRSRDTDMSAFNKLVSSMKASGTLPTHPKTNTSNLQQHSDPAVVTMSEAQVPAQQQKNIFQELLGGPARSGSPTLLGNLLGSSEGPTTSAPLHGLLHKGPSPPLFPQRAPSPDYFNSRLQPSAGFPVGPQPMLPEQFADVHRSISPGSAAQQQMRALSMPVNRADLEALAFQQDLALHAHHQFQSGYNKLPQDKSFRNRQQRVNRSPGPGPQPAGRNSPGNPVTSMLSPSFTPTSVIRKMYATKEKSRDEPSSRSESKEEAAAHTQDDSSSPNLYLEMMDGNAAQSGGVKTGSQTLPSKDQERLRPGSAGHHTPTMVPPGPSSSYPRPIYPVPLLSHVPMVRPPPQLHPNVVQRMLAQPQQLGPALVQAGIFPPHVDLAQLQGLPPALLGQPLYPLSATGHPLLPPRANTQMQLAVMQQQLQQQRPIHPNIAGPQSQSQGPHRTNCSQRHGGSPPLGLAKWFGSDVLEQPLPSMPAKVISVDELEFRP
- the eif4enif1 gene encoding eukaryotic translation initiation factor 4E transporter isoform X4, with protein sequence MENDGCVELKNGGDAAVDPVKQQPAATAPYRYTKEELLDIKELPISNERPECLSEKYDSDGVWDPEKWHASLYPTSERNSPVEGFKKDYVDDRVPLKRRIPDPRERLKEDDLDVILSPQRRSFGGGCQGNAAPAPHTRRPISPLENKENETLRLGGARRIGSGRIIAARAFERDARVEKERERERDFKDKRFRRDFGDKRVFSERRRNDSYAEEEPEWFSAGPTSQSETIELIGFDDKILEDDKRKSKRSRKRTESLKEVVECNGGQGEEKDVGLQSTADQEVPHPDVLPEQSTGDFDFNEFFNLEKTMPGLASMIEDVLGEGPVSASRFSQWFSSNLSPSGSQSSSLRSTPHEELEKLAECREKVDILELLHKAKIDLKPLLSTLSVNKARLRESTNSGAVLSLEEVEGEMKGMKLGSEPQVRKVVPPQRGNGTPFMAEHLEEALTGGPSARPRSRDTDMSAFNKLVSSMKASGTLPTHPKTNTSNLQQHSDPAVVTMSEAQVPAQQQKNIFQELLGGPARSGSPTLLGNLLGSSEGPTTSAPLHGLLHKGPSPPLFPQRAPSPDYFNSRLQPSAGFPVGPQPMLPEQFADVHRSISPGSAAQQQMRALSMPVNRADLEALAFQQDLALHAHHQFQSGYNKLPQDKSFRNRQQRVNRSPGPGPQPAGRNSPGNPVTSMLSPSFTPTSVIRKMYATKEKSRDEPSSRSESKEEAAAHTQDDSSSPNLYLEMMDGNAAQSGGVKTGSQTLPSKDQERLRPGSAGHHTPTMVPPGPSSSYPRPIYPVPLLSHVPMVRPPPQLHPNVVQRMLAQPQQLGPALVQAGIFPPHVDLAQLQGLPPALLGQPLYPLSATGHPLLPPRANTQMQLAVMQQQLQQQRPIHPNIAGPQSQSQGPHRTNCSQRHGGSPPLGLAKWFGSDVLEQPLPSMPAKVISVDELEFRP
- the eif4enif1 gene encoding eukaryotic translation initiation factor 4E transporter isoform X1 produces the protein MENDGCVELKNGGDAAVDPVKQQPAATAPYRYTKEELLDIKELPISNERPECLSEKYDSDGVWDPEKWHASLYPTSERNSPVEGFKKDYVDDRVPLKRRIPDPRERLKEDDLDVILSPQRRSFGGGCQGNAAPAPHTRRPISPLENKENETLRLGGARRIGSGRIIAARAFERDARVEKERERERDFKDKRFRRDFGDKRVFSERRRNDSYAEEEPEWFSAGPTSQSETIELIGFDDKILEDDKRKSKRSRKRTESLKEVVECNGGQGEEKDVGLQSTADQEVPHPDVLPEQSTGDFDFNEFFNLEKTMPGLASMIEDVLGEGPVSASRFSQWFSSNLSPSGSQSSSLRSTPHEELEKLAGLEPRCTSPSQDPVPYFTPIQSSECREKVDILELLHKAKIDLKPLLSTLSVNKARLRESSESNSGAVLSLEEVEGEMKGMKLGSEPQVRKVVPPQRGNGTPFMAEHLEEALTGGPSARPRSRDTDMSAFNKLVSSMKASGTLPTHPKTNTSNLQQHSDPAVVTMSEAQVPAQQQKNIFQELLGGPARSGSPTLLGNLLGSSEGPTTSAPLHGLLHKGPSPPLFPQRAPSPDYFNSRLQPSAGFPVGPQPMLPEQFADVHRSISPGSAAQQQMRALSMPVNRADLEALAFQQDLALHAHHQFQSGYNKLPQDKSFRNRQQRVNRSPGPGPQPAGRNSPGNPVTSMLSPSFTPTSVIRKMYATKEKSRDEPSSRSESKEEAAAHTQDDSSSPNLYLEMMDGNAAQSGGVKTGSQTLPSKDQERLRPGSAGHHTPTMVPPGPSSSYPRPIYPVPLLSHVPMVRPPPQLHPNVVQRMLAQPQQLGPALVQAGIFPPHVDLAQLQGLPPALLGQPLYPLSATGHPLLPPRANTQMQLAVMQQQLQQQRPIHPNIAGPQSQSQGPHRTNCSQRHGGSPPLGLAKWFGSDVLEQPLPSMPAKVISVDELEFRP